Within the Salinibacterium sp. TMP30 genome, the region AAGAATTCCAAGGCATACAAGGCCGCCGCCGACAAGCTTGAAGAGGGTAAGTTCTACACGCCCACTGAGGCTGTTACTGTTGCTCGCGAGACGGGTTCGAAGAAGTTCGACTCCACCGTTGAGGTTGCTCTTCGCCTGGGCGTAGACCCTCGCAAGGCTGACCAGATGGTTCGTGGCACCGTTATCCTGCCTCACGGCACGGGTAAGACGGCACGCGTTATCGTTTTTGCGACCGGTCCTGCAGCCGAGGCAGCTCTTGCTGCTGGCGCTGACGAGGTCGGTGGCGCAGAGCTCATCGAGAAGGTCGCTGCGGGTTACACCAGCTTCGACGCAGCCGTCTCGACCCCTGAGCTCATGGGTCAGGTTGGTCGTTTGGGTAAGGTTCTTGGCCCTCGTGGCCTCATGCCTAACCCGAAGACCGGAACGGTTACGCCAGACACCGCTAAGGCTGTTTCTGACATCAAGGGCGGAAAGATCGAATTCCGTGTCGACAAGCACTCCAACGTGCACTTCATTGTCGGCAAGACGGCATTCACCGCCGAGCAGCTCGACGAGAACATCAAGGCAGCGCTCGAAGAAGTTCTTCGTGCCAAGCCCAGCTCTTCGAAGGGTCGCTACATCACCAAGGCAACCGTCTCCACGACCTTTGGTCCTGGCATCCCGGTCGACGTCAACTCGATCTAGTACTGCCGCAGTGAACGGGGGTCAGCGTCTGCTGGCCCCCGTTTTCACATCCCCGAGGAGATCATCGTGATTGTCACCGTTCGCCCTGCTCTGCTCTCTGATGCTGAACTCTTGCATGATCTAGCACTCCAGACGTTCCCGCTCGCGTGCCCTCCAACGACCACGCCCGAGGCGATAGCCGAGTTCATCACACAGCACCTCTCGGTGTCGTCATTTCGTGGCTACCTCAACGACAAGACCCGCGAAATTCTGATTGGCGAAGTCGATAGTCAGCCCGCAGGTTACGTTCTGTTCTGCAGCGACGAACCGAGTGATCCGGATGTTGCGAATGCGCTCACTGTGCGACCAACGATCGAACTCAGCAAATGTTATGTTCTCAGCAACTTTCATGGCACGGGAGTTGCGCGTGCTCTGATCGTTGACGGTATGGTGCGGTCACGTTCTCAGGGATTCGCCGCTATGTGGCTCGGCGTCAATCAGGAGAACATTCGGGCAAATCGTTTCTACGAGAAGATGGGTTTTCGACTCGC harbors:
- the rplA gene encoding 50S ribosomal protein L1 — its product is MSKNSKAYKAAADKLEEGKFYTPTEAVTVARETGSKKFDSTVEVALRLGVDPRKADQMVRGTVILPHGTGKTARVIVFATGPAAEAALAAGADEVGGAELIEKVAAGYTSFDAAVSTPELMGQVGRLGKVLGPRGLMPNPKTGTVTPDTAKAVSDIKGGKIEFRVDKHSNVHFIVGKTAFTAEQLDENIKAALEEVLRAKPSSSKGRYITKATVSTTFGPGIPVDVNSI
- a CDS encoding N-acetyltransferase, encoding MIVTVRPALLSDAELLHDLALQTFPLACPPTTTPEAIAEFITQHLSVSSFRGYLNDKTREILIGEVDSQPAGYVLFCSDEPSDPDVANALTVRPTIELSKCYVLSNFHGTGVARALIVDGMVRSRSQGFAAMWLGVNQENIRANRFYEKMGFRLAGTKKFLVGERWEDDYVRELLLDDKA